The following proteins come from a genomic window of Thermodesulforhabdus norvegica:
- a CDS encoding HDOD domain-containing protein translates to MSVRIVDSGTFYIGKRQILTLEAILGTCVGLALIDRKNDIAGLYHILLPEPPDPGTDFQREAYASTGLPVFLSEMVRRGADPARLEAHIAGGALVGPVSEEDFIMNIGGETFDVVESFLRENNIPIVYLETGGFFACRIQLDMRNFSVRVDPFESPEGFNIERFPRPTREDLIGTVSQLKPIPQVALKILDMVKRGDYSFAEISEEVRKDQVIAAKILAFCQSPMFRLPHGIQSIDRALVVLGERRLLQAVLMAYCEDVFRCATGGYSMCRGGLFNHAVTTAHIAQALARSFNLPEDQAYTAGLLHDIGKIVLDHYIHPVAPYFYRKVLNEGRSLVEIEKSVFGVTHIDTGEILCREWELPDAVYRAVRGHELSEFDEAGNMLIRIIKMANFLSGTFLPGQSLSAVGAADAAGIVRGVPLGKGQLLEVLGAASEVSRAVKS, encoded by the coding sequence ATGTCTGTGCGGATCGTGGATTCCGGCACCTTCTACATAGGCAAGAGGCAGATTCTTACACTGGAAGCCATTCTGGGAACCTGTGTCGGTCTGGCGCTCATCGACCGAAAAAACGATATTGCGGGATTGTATCATATACTGTTGCCCGAACCGCCCGACCCCGGAACGGATTTTCAGCGAGAAGCTTATGCTTCCACAGGACTGCCGGTATTTTTAAGTGAAATGGTGCGGCGAGGAGCGGACCCGGCACGCCTGGAAGCCCACATTGCCGGTGGAGCTCTTGTAGGGCCCGTGTCTGAAGAAGACTTTATCATGAACATCGGGGGTGAAACCTTCGATGTTGTCGAGTCCTTTCTCAGGGAGAATAACATTCCCATCGTTTACTTAGAAACGGGGGGATTTTTTGCCTGTCGGATCCAGCTGGACATGCGCAATTTCTCCGTAAGGGTTGACCCTTTTGAATCGCCCGAAGGCTTTAACATAGAGCGATTTCCCAGGCCAACCCGTGAAGACCTCATCGGAACCGTAAGCCAGCTTAAACCCATCCCTCAGGTGGCTTTGAAAATCCTTGATATGGTGAAAAGGGGAGACTACAGTTTTGCCGAGATCTCCGAAGAAGTTCGAAAAGATCAGGTTATAGCAGCAAAGATTCTGGCTTTTTGTCAATCTCCGATGTTTCGACTGCCCCACGGGATTCAGTCGATTGATAGAGCCCTTGTCGTGTTGGGTGAACGAAGACTTCTTCAGGCGGTGCTAATGGCCTATTGTGAAGATGTTTTCCGCTGTGCAACAGGCGGCTACAGCATGTGTCGTGGCGGTCTTTTTAACCACGCCGTTACCACTGCACACATAGCTCAGGCTCTGGCCAGATCCTTTAACCTCCCGGAAGATCAGGCATATACGGCCGGCCTTCTTCATGACATAGGGAAAATAGTGCTGGATCATTATATCCATCCCGTTGCGCCCTACTTCTACAGAAAGGTTCTCAATGAGGGAAGATCTCTTGTGGAAATTGAAAAGAGCGTTTTCGGAGTAACCCATATTGATACGGGTGAAATTCTCTGCAGGGAGTGGGAATTGCCCGATGCGGTTTACAGGGCCGTTAGAGGTCATGAGTTATCCGAATTCGATGAAGCCGGTAACATGCTGATCCGCATAATAAAAATGGCCAATTTTCTTTCGGGGACTTTCCTGCCCGGTCAATCTCTTTCGGCCGTTGGTGCTGCTGACGCTGCGGGGATTGTCAGGGGAGTACCTCTGGGCAAAGGCCAGCTTCTTGAAGTGCTGGGAGCCGCTTCGGAAGTTTCCAGAGCTGTAAAATCATGA
- the thpR gene encoding RNA 2',3'-cyclic phosphodiesterase yields MAGTERVIRAFVAIDLPDRVKEHLSELMKSLVRDVPDGVKWVNAYGVHITLKFLGDVRETQIPDLEKVIREVAGKYGSFSLFLKGCGAFPSIKKARVIWVGVDGDVGLLGDFKKELDNYLEPLGFPEEDREFRPHVTLGRVRRPSGNPSLAKSIASRMAFKTDFFTVEDVVLYQSILKPDGAEYRPIARIRLGGV; encoded by the coding sequence ATGGCAGGAACTGAAAGAGTGATTCGAGCCTTTGTGGCAATAGACCTTCCCGATAGGGTTAAGGAGCACCTGAGCGAATTGATGAAGTCGCTGGTAAGGGATGTGCCCGACGGGGTTAAATGGGTAAATGCTTACGGGGTACACATAACCCTTAAATTCCTGGGAGATGTCAGAGAGACGCAGATTCCGGATCTGGAAAAAGTAATCCGCGAAGTAGCTGGAAAGTACGGTAGTTTTTCGTTATTTCTCAAGGGATGTGGAGCTTTTCCTTCAATCAAAAAGGCGAGAGTGATCTGGGTGGGCGTTGACGGAGATGTTGGACTGCTGGGCGATTTTAAAAAAGAGCTGGATAACTATCTGGAACCTCTTGGTTTTCCCGAAGAAGACAGAGAGTTCAGGCCTCACGTGACTCTTGGTCGTGTTCGCAGGCCTTCCGGTAATCCTTCGCTTGCGAAAAGCATTGCGTCCCGGATGGCTTTTAAAACCGATTTTTTTACGGTGGAAGACGTGGTACTCTATCAAAGCATCCTGAAACCCGATGGAGCCGAGTACAGACCGATTGCCAGGATAAGATTGGGAGGAGTTTAA
- a CDS encoding HAD family hydrolase → MRGGVFSSVKVVVFDCDGVLFDSREANIRYYNYILERFGYPPVSPEQVEYVHTHSVKESIFYLIKDPDKAGQALEYARRVDFSLFFPYMDLHDGAKACLKALKTYRYGLAVATNRTASTRGVLAHFGIDCFFDYIICAADVKNPKPHPEMLERILSYFKVPADAVIYVGDSAVDQECARKAGVLFVSFKNPDLDADVHVGGFQDLLFLLTPVSA, encoded by the coding sequence ATGAGAGGCGGGGTCTTTTCATCTGTTAAAGTGGTCGTTTTTGATTGCGATGGAGTTCTGTTCGACTCCCGTGAGGCGAACATTCGGTACTACAACTATATACTTGAAAGATTTGGGTACCCTCCCGTTTCGCCCGAACAGGTTGAATACGTACACACTCACTCCGTCAAAGAATCTATATTCTACCTCATTAAAGATCCTGATAAAGCCGGTCAGGCTCTGGAATATGCCCGTCGGGTCGATTTTTCGCTTTTCTTTCCTTATATGGATCTGCACGATGGAGCGAAAGCCTGCCTGAAAGCTTTGAAGACTTACCGATACGGACTTGCGGTTGCCACGAATAGAACGGCTTCAACTCGTGGAGTACTTGCTCATTTTGGAATAGACTGTTTTTTTGACTACATAATCTGTGCGGCCGACGTGAAGAATCCCAAGCCACATCCTGAAATGCTCGAAAGGATCCTGTCGTACTTTAAGGTGCCTGCTGATGCCGTTATCTATGTTGGAGACTCCGCCGTTGATCAGGAATGTGCAAGAAAGGCCGGGGTACTCTTCGTATCTTTTAAAAATCCCGACTTGGACGCTGATGTTCATGTGGGGGGATTTCAGGATTTACTGTTCCTGCTGACCCCGGTAAGCGCCTGA
- a CDS encoding tyrosine-type recombinase/integrase: MIIKDTHLRNAKPKDRPYKIHDGSGLGLYCLVMPNGSRLWRIDYRYDGKRKTLSLGKYPEVSLEEARKQALECRKMVKNGIDPSEARRTEKNRNTSTFTAVAEEWYQIRRVSWSAKHAQKIRGHLENHIYPCFGGKYIGDITPEEVLSCVKKIQAEGKNETAHKVLQTISQICRYAIANGKLNFDPCYPLKGILPPLRYNHRPAPTTPEDLARILRLIWAYPNPVVGSALKVLAYTFQRPGEVRTMKWDDIDFDALEWRFTVSKTRTQHIVPLSRQVVAILKKLEPLTRPDSPFVFASYKTPRRPISDMATNAALKALGIDTRTEITSHGFRAAARTLLHERLGFPPDVIEHQLAHKVPDRLGTAYNRTRFLEQRKLMMQEWADYLDSIRTTTADA; the protein is encoded by the coding sequence ATGATTATTAAAGATACTCACCTGAGAAATGCAAAACCGAAGGACAGACCTTATAAAATCCACGACGGTAGCGGTCTTGGGCTCTACTGCCTTGTAATGCCTAACGGTTCCAGGTTGTGGCGTATAGATTACCGGTACGATGGTAAAAGAAAGACGCTATCGCTGGGGAAATACCCCGAAGTCAGCCTCGAAGAAGCCAGAAAGCAGGCCCTGGAATGCCGCAAGATGGTCAAAAACGGGATTGATCCATCGGAAGCGCGCAGGACGGAGAAAAACCGGAACACATCCACGTTCACGGCGGTTGCGGAAGAATGGTATCAGATCAGGAGGGTATCCTGGAGCGCAAAACATGCTCAGAAGATCAGGGGGCATCTGGAAAATCATATCTATCCCTGTTTTGGCGGTAAATACATAGGGGACATCACGCCCGAAGAAGTTCTGTCCTGTGTTAAAAAAATACAGGCAGAAGGTAAGAATGAAACGGCCCATAAAGTTCTTCAAACCATCAGCCAGATTTGTCGTTATGCAATTGCGAACGGTAAACTGAATTTCGATCCATGTTATCCGCTAAAGGGGATACTGCCGCCATTGCGTTACAATCACCGCCCCGCCCCGACAACCCCGGAAGACCTTGCCCGAATCCTCAGGCTAATCTGGGCCTATCCTAACCCCGTTGTTGGAAGCGCTCTTAAGGTGCTGGCGTACACCTTCCAGCGTCCTGGAGAAGTTAGAACCATGAAGTGGGACGACATAGATTTTGATGCCCTGGAATGGCGGTTTACGGTGTCCAAAACGAGAACACAACACATCGTCCCCTTAAGCCGGCAGGTGGTCGCTATTTTAAAAAAGCTTGAACCGTTAACGCGACCGGATAGCCCTTTTGTGTTCGCGTCGTACAAAACGCCCCGGCGTCCCATATCCGATATGGCAACAAATGCAGCCCTTAAAGCGCTGGGTATAGACACCAGGACGGAAATCACCTCTCACGGTTTCCGTGCGGCGGCAAGGACACTCCTGCATGAAAGGCTTGGTTTTCCTCCTGACGTAATCGAACACCAACTGGCCCATAAAGTGCCCGATAGGCTGGGGACCGCTTACAATCGAACACGGTTTCTGGAACAGCGCAAGCTAATGATGCAGGAATGGGCTGATTACTTGGACAGTATCAGAACGACAACCGCAGATGCTTGA
- a CDS encoding nicotinamide-nucleotide amidohydrolase family protein — protein MKPVKGSLVVIGDEVLYGHVQDAHVKTVGRLLLKKGFTIQEVRILGDDPDLLAEALAELIRKTDFVVTTGGLGPTTDDVTCEALCRAFGLKRIPDEEYKKHFQRHLRQFGIPWKDAFEKMTHLPEGAVKLALDRPMAGFAIEVRGKPLYCLPGVPHEVEYLIGKEVLPELEKIFTARRCVVRRVIRVQGMYEWEIAERLADAEKTDPGFESVRIGYLPRPEGETWVTITLQAEDFAKAENEIKRVVGYVIDRIGAGFVSGTDDDSLEKVVGELLRKKGMKLAVAESCTGGLLAERIVSVPGASDYFDRGFVVYSNEAKEELLGVPAETLKLYGAVSERTAVEMVKGALKRSRADIAVGITGIAGPGGGSSTKPVGTVYIGYGTRGKIKAERFLFHGDRELIQRRTAHEALRLLWQELKE, from the coding sequence ATGAAGCCGGTTAAGGGTTCTCTGGTAGTCATTGGCGATGAAGTTCTTTACGGTCACGTTCAGGATGCCCACGTTAAAACCGTTGGACGCCTTTTACTGAAAAAGGGTTTTACAATTCAGGAGGTTCGCATTCTGGGCGATGATCCTGATCTTCTGGCAGAAGCTCTTGCCGAGCTTATTCGGAAGACGGATTTTGTCGTCACAACAGGCGGCTTGGGACCCACGACCGACGATGTGACCTGCGAAGCTCTCTGCAGGGCCTTCGGTCTGAAGCGTATCCCCGACGAAGAGTACAAAAAACACTTTCAGAGACATCTCAGGCAGTTCGGGATTCCGTGGAAGGATGCTTTCGAGAAGATGACCCATCTCCCCGAGGGTGCGGTCAAGCTGGCACTTGACAGACCGATGGCAGGATTTGCCATTGAGGTCAGAGGGAAGCCACTTTATTGCCTTCCGGGTGTTCCCCATGAGGTCGAGTATTTGATCGGGAAAGAGGTGCTGCCTGAGCTGGAAAAGATCTTTACGGCAAGACGCTGTGTGGTCCGGAGGGTTATCAGAGTTCAGGGGATGTACGAGTGGGAAATTGCGGAAAGGCTCGCGGATGCCGAAAAAACAGATCCCGGCTTTGAATCTGTCAGGATAGGATACCTTCCCAGACCGGAAGGCGAAACCTGGGTAACCATAACGCTACAGGCCGAGGACTTTGCAAAAGCAGAAAACGAAATTAAAAGGGTCGTCGGCTATGTCATCGACAGGATTGGAGCAGGCTTCGTGAGTGGAACGGATGATGATTCCCTGGAAAAGGTCGTCGGTGAACTGCTGAGAAAGAAGGGAATGAAGCTGGCCGTAGCAGAGTCGTGTACCGGAGGTTTGTTGGCCGAAAGGATTGTGTCCGTTCCCGGTGCTTCTGACTACTTTGATCGTGGTTTCGTCGTGTACAGTAACGAAGCCAAAGAGGAACTGCTCGGTGTGCCTGCAGAAACTCTAAAGCTTTACGGTGCGGTAAGCGAGCGGACGGCTGTGGAGATGGTTAAAGGGGCGTTGAAGCGCTCTAGGGCGGACATTGCCGTTGGTATTACCGGAATTGCAGGGCCCGGAGGTGGAAGTTCCACAAAGCCCGTAGGAACCGTTTACATAGGATACGGCACGAGGGGAAAAATTAAGGCCGAAAGGTTTTTATTCCACGGAGATCGAGAACTTATTCAAAGGAGAACGGCACACGAAGCTTTGAGGCTCCTATGGCAGGAACTGAAAGAGTGA
- the recA gene encoding recombinase RecA, which translates to MTNGTDERRRVIEAALSQIEKQYGKGAIMRLGEKAHEVAHPVIPTGAISLDLALGIGGVPRGRIIEIYGPESSGKTTLALHIIAEAQKQSGVAAFIDAEHALDVTYARRLGVNVEDLLISQPDYGEQALEIAEILVRSNAIDVIVIDSVAALVPKAEIDGEMGDAHVGLQARLMSQALRKLVAAINKSKTCVIFINQIRSRIGVMFGPTETTTGGNALKFYATIRLEIKRVGAIKEGTETIGNRVRVKVVKNKIAPPFRETEFDIIFQEGISREGDVLDLAAELGVVSKSGAWYSYGDVRLGQGRENARKFLKEHPEVLSELEARVREIKQLPFRKPLSPEEEVGAVDEIA; encoded by the coding sequence ATGACGAACGGAACGGATGAGCGTCGCAGGGTGATTGAAGCGGCGCTGTCGCAGATTGAAAAGCAGTACGGAAAGGGGGCCATCATGAGGCTTGGTGAGAAGGCTCATGAGGTGGCCCATCCCGTTATACCCACCGGGGCAATATCGCTCGATCTGGCTTTGGGAATTGGAGGCGTTCCCCGGGGTAGAATTATCGAGATTTACGGGCCCGAATCCTCGGGGAAAACTACACTGGCTCTCCATATAATAGCCGAAGCTCAGAAACAAAGCGGTGTGGCCGCTTTTATCGACGCAGAACACGCTCTGGATGTGACCTACGCCAGGCGACTGGGGGTCAACGTAGAGGATCTGCTCATAAGCCAGCCGGATTACGGTGAACAGGCTCTTGAGATTGCCGAAATCCTGGTGAGGAGTAACGCCATCGATGTAATTGTAATAGATTCGGTGGCCGCACTGGTGCCCAAAGCTGAGATCGACGGCGAAATGGGTGACGCTCACGTAGGACTCCAGGCCCGGCTCATGAGCCAGGCGTTGAGGAAGCTCGTGGCCGCCATTAACAAGTCGAAAACCTGCGTGATCTTTATAAACCAGATCCGGTCGAGAATCGGGGTCATGTTTGGACCGACGGAGACGACCACCGGCGGTAATGCCCTGAAGTTTTACGCAACTATACGCTTAGAGATAAAGCGGGTTGGCGCCATAAAGGAAGGTACGGAAACCATAGGCAACCGCGTAAGGGTTAAGGTCGTTAAGAACAAAATTGCACCGCCCTTCAGAGAAACCGAGTTTGACATCATATTCCAGGAGGGCATTTCCCGTGAGGGAGATGTGCTCGATCTTGCGGCGGAACTCGGTGTGGTCAGCAAATCGGGTGCCTGGTACTCTTATGGAGATGTGCGTCTCGGACAGGGGCGTGAAAATGCCAGAAAGTTTCTTAAAGAACACCCCGAAGTTCTGTCCGAGCTTGAGGCTCGTGTTAGGGAGATAAAGCAGTTGCCTTTTCGAAAACCCTTGAGCCCTGAAGAAGAAGTAGGGGCCGTTGACGAAATCGCATGA
- a CDS encoding TIGR01212 family radical SAM protein (This family includes YhcC from E. coli K-12, an uncharacterized radical SAM protein.), producing the protein MRKPYREYKQFLTEKFGCRVHKISLDAGLTCPNRDGTAGTGGCIYCNARGSGTGAHERALSIREQIDNSMEYLRKRFKAEKFLAYFQSFSNTYAPLPRLKSLYEEALSVKDVVGITIGTRPDCVNEEILDYLAFLQKRTYLCLEYGLQSAHDRTLKIINRGHDVATFVKAVDATRRLNIPVCVHVILGLPGETEEDMLETAKFLAGLDIQAIKIHVLYVIKDTVLEQMYLKGQYKCLEREDYVRIAARFLACLPPHVVIQRVTGDPHRNELVAPSWTLEKQKNIAMLVDYMETNNLKQGSWFKKSFASISQALTGVSRNSKS; encoded by the coding sequence ATGAGAAAACCTTACCGGGAATACAAACAATTTTTGACCGAGAAATTCGGATGCAGAGTTCATAAGATTTCTCTGGATGCCGGCCTGACCTGTCCCAACAGGGACGGTACAGCTGGAACAGGGGGGTGCATTTATTGCAACGCCAGAGGGTCGGGCACGGGAGCTCACGAACGGGCACTATCAATAAGAGAGCAGATAGACAACTCAATGGAATACCTCCGGAAGAGATTTAAGGCCGAAAAATTTCTGGCCTATTTCCAATCCTTTTCCAATACCTATGCTCCTTTGCCCAGGTTGAAATCTCTTTACGAAGAAGCCCTGAGCGTTAAGGACGTCGTGGGAATCACCATCGGGACACGACCTGACTGCGTAAACGAAGAAATCCTGGACTATTTGGCTTTCCTGCAAAAAAGAACCTATCTATGTCTCGAATACGGCCTTCAGTCTGCCCACGATAGGACTCTCAAAATAATAAACAGAGGCCACGATGTTGCAACCTTCGTAAAGGCTGTGGACGCAACACGGCGACTGAACATACCCGTATGTGTTCATGTTATACTCGGTCTCCCCGGTGAAACCGAAGAAGACATGCTGGAGACGGCGAAGTTTTTGGCGGGTCTGGACATTCAGGCCATCAAGATTCATGTGCTCTACGTGATCAAAGATACCGTCCTTGAACAGATGTACCTCAAGGGACAGTATAAATGCCTCGAACGCGAAGATTACGTTCGCATAGCGGCGAGATTCCTGGCATGCCTTCCGCCCCATGTGGTTATCCAGAGAGTAACCGGGGATCCCCATAGAAACGAACTGGTTGCACCTTCGTGGACCCTGGAGAAACAGAAAAACATTGCAATGCTTGTGGATTACATGGAGACGAACAATCTTAAACAGGGCTCATGGTTTAAAAAATCTTTCGCATCCATAAGTCAGGCGCTTACCGGGGTCAGCAGGAACAGTAAATCCTGA
- the alaS gene encoding alanine--tRNA ligase, protein MKKAGEIRSEFLQFFRDRGHTIVKSSSLIPRDDPTLLFTNAGMVQFKRCFLGEEKRPYVRAASSQKCMRAGGKHNDLENVGYTARHHTFFEMLGNFSFGDYFKKEAIEFAWEFLVNYLKLPQDKLYATVHEGDAGMNLGPDDEARELWARYLPEDRILAFPTKDNFWAMGDTGPCGPCSEIIIDQGPEFGCGSADCKPGCDCDRYLELWNLVFMQFDRKPDGTLVPLPRPSIDTGMGLERIAAVVQGVPSNYDIDLFKPIMEKIEELSGHRYGADKTKDVSIKVIADHSRAAAFLVGDGVLPSNEGRGYVLRRVIRRALRHGRFLGLDRPFLHEVALAVMESMKDAYPELIENRRYITEVIKYEEERFNETLDFGLRLLNQEIERLKDTGQSTIPGELVFKLYDTYGFPTDIVTDMARSIGFSVDLEGYESLMKEQRERSRLHWKGSGEAAVEGVYKEIGREVATVEFVGYETLETEGRILAIIAGNKRLNAASRGDRVEIVTDRTSFYGESGGQVGDRGLIEGPKGAVTVVDTKKLPGDLILHVGEVTEGSIEVGESVRLVVDAEARADTARHHTATHLLHATLRKVLGEHVKQSGSLVAPDRLRFDFTHFRALTPEELETVENLVNEEIRKNRSVCITQMSYDEAVRTGAVALFEEKYGDVVRVVEVPGLSKELCGGTHVRATSDIGAFFILNESGIAGGVRRIEAVAGRAAVRWVQNQRRMLRELADILRVPMENVKDRVEKLLEREKQLEKEIERLKYEITAAASRDVLASPEAMGDVRVIVSEADVDDHAAMREVYDRFKERYRDKAVLVLGGRTEDKALLLVGVSRDLTGRIHAGDLIRELASVVGGRGGGRPDMAQAGGPNPEKLGEALEKAREILRRVLTTA, encoded by the coding sequence ATGAAGAAAGCCGGGGAAATCAGATCCGAGTTTTTGCAGTTTTTCAGGGATAGAGGCCATACAATCGTGAAGAGTTCTTCTCTAATCCCCCGGGATGATCCTACCCTTCTTTTCACCAACGCCGGCATGGTTCAGTTTAAACGGTGTTTCCTTGGAGAGGAGAAGCGGCCTTATGTGAGGGCGGCTTCCAGTCAGAAGTGCATGAGAGCCGGTGGTAAACACAACGACCTTGAAAATGTGGGCTACACTGCAAGGCATCACACCTTTTTTGAAATGCTCGGAAACTTTTCTTTTGGCGATTATTTCAAAAAAGAAGCCATAGAATTTGCCTGGGAGTTTCTCGTCAATTATCTGAAACTGCCGCAGGACAAACTTTACGCTACAGTCCATGAGGGCGATGCGGGGATGAATCTCGGCCCCGATGATGAAGCTCGGGAACTCTGGGCGCGGTATCTTCCGGAAGACAGAATTCTTGCCTTTCCCACAAAAGACAATTTCTGGGCTATGGGAGATACGGGACCCTGTGGCCCCTGTTCGGAAATTATCATCGACCAGGGTCCGGAGTTCGGCTGCGGTTCTGCCGATTGTAAGCCGGGCTGTGACTGCGATCGTTATCTGGAGTTATGGAACCTGGTCTTCATGCAATTCGATCGTAAACCCGATGGAACACTGGTACCCCTGCCGCGACCCAGCATTGATACGGGTATGGGGCTTGAGCGTATAGCGGCCGTGGTACAGGGCGTCCCGTCCAACTACGATATAGACCTGTTTAAACCGATAATGGAGAAGATCGAGGAGCTGAGCGGGCATCGGTACGGCGCCGACAAAACAAAAGATGTCTCCATTAAAGTAATAGCCGATCACAGCCGTGCTGCCGCCTTTCTGGTCGGGGATGGAGTGCTTCCGTCCAACGAAGGACGGGGTTATGTCCTCAGGCGGGTTATCAGACGGGCGCTGCGACATGGTCGATTTTTGGGGCTTGATCGGCCCTTTCTCCATGAAGTTGCTCTGGCTGTTATGGAGAGCATGAAGGACGCCTACCCGGAGTTGATTGAGAACCGCAGGTATATTACCGAAGTGATAAAGTACGAGGAAGAGCGCTTCAATGAAACTCTGGATTTTGGACTAAGGCTTCTGAATCAGGAAATAGAAAGACTGAAGGATACGGGTCAATCGACCATACCGGGAGAGCTCGTGTTCAAGCTTTACGATACTTACGGCTTCCCCACGGATATTGTGACCGATATGGCCCGCAGTATCGGCTTTTCGGTGGATCTCGAAGGTTATGAGAGCCTTATGAAGGAACAGCGGGAGCGCTCGAGGCTTCACTGGAAAGGAAGCGGCGAAGCCGCCGTCGAAGGGGTTTATAAGGAAATCGGCCGGGAAGTCGCCACCGTCGAATTTGTGGGATACGAAACCCTGGAGACCGAAGGCAGAATTCTCGCCATTATCGCCGGAAATAAACGGTTGAATGCAGCGTCACGGGGTGACAGGGTTGAAATAGTCACCGATAGGACTTCTTTTTACGGTGAATCGGGTGGTCAGGTGGGAGACAGAGGCCTGATAGAGGGACCGAAAGGGGCTGTCACCGTCGTTGATACTAAAAAACTCCCGGGCGATCTGATCCTGCATGTCGGTGAGGTTACGGAAGGAAGTATAGAGGTTGGGGAAAGTGTAAGGCTTGTTGTGGATGCGGAAGCGCGGGCTGACACGGCACGACATCATACTGCCACCCACCTTCTGCATGCCACTCTTAGAAAGGTACTTGGAGAACACGTCAAACAGTCGGGATCACTTGTTGCTCCGGATCGCCTGCGCTTCGATTTTACGCACTTCAGGGCTCTTACGCCCGAAGAACTGGAAACCGTTGAAAATCTCGTAAACGAAGAGATCAGGAAAAACCGATCCGTCTGCATAACTCAGATGTCCTACGATGAAGCCGTAAGAACAGGTGCCGTGGCTCTCTTCGAAGAGAAATACGGAGATGTTGTCAGGGTTGTTGAGGTTCCGGGTTTAAGTAAAGAGCTCTGTGGAGGAACCCATGTCAGGGCAACCTCCGATATCGGGGCCTTCTTTATTCTGAACGAATCGGGCATAGCAGGAGGCGTCAGGCGTATTGAGGCCGTGGCGGGCAGAGCTGCCGTAAGATGGGTCCAGAACCAGCGGCGCATGCTCAGAGAACTTGCAGACATACTGCGTGTGCCGATGGAAAACGTTAAAGACAGGGTTGAAAAGCTTCTCGAGCGGGAAAAACAACTGGAGAAGGAAATAGAAAGACTGAAGTACGAGATCACGGCTGCCGCTTCCAGAGATGTGCTGGCATCGCCTGAAGCAATGGGTGATGTTCGGGTTATTGTATCGGAAGCGGACGTGGATGATCACGCTGCCATGAGAGAAGTTTACGATCGGTTTAAAGAGCGATACAGGGATAAAGCAGTTCTGGTTCTCGGTGGAAGGACAGAAGATAAGGCCTTGCTGCTGGTGGGCGTTTCCAGGGATCTTACCGGGCGAATTCATGCAGGGGACTTAATAAGAGAGCTGGCTTCGGTCGTCGGAGGCCGTGGAGGTGGCCGACCTGACATGGCACAGGCTGGGGGACCTAACCCTGAGAAACTGGGAGAAGCCCTTGAAAAAGCCCGCGAAATACTTCGACGGGTCCTGACGACCGCATAG